Genomic segment of Streptomyces sp. NBC_01210:
CCCACGGGCCGAGCCCGTCGCGACACGGATCATGGGCCTGAGCCGGCCCTCCGCCGCGGCGGGCTCTGCCGTGTGCGGGGAGGTTCGACAGGCCACCAGGCGCCGGTCGCGATGTCGTGGTCGACGGCGCGGATCACAACGCGGTCCACATCGGTGGCCCGAACGTATGAGACCCCCACCCTTTGTCGCCGCCCAAGGTGCGAGTGGTGGCGTGGATAGGAAGACTGGGGTCATGGCTAGCAAGGCAGTCCTTGAGGGTGGCCCGGATGATCTGCAGGAGCGGATCGTCCCGATCACTCCTCCCGGACAAGAGCTGAAGATTCCGCACCGCGGCGGGTACGAGCACTTCAAGGTCACGTCGCGGCATCAGGAGAGCCCGGAGGGACGGTTGCCTGTCTACGAATGGTGGGAACGGACGGAGATCGCCGAATAGGACCTGGTGAGCAAAACCCTTCGCGATCGGTGCGGGCCCGGCCCGGACCGAGCCTCAGGTGCGGCTGCGCCCTGTCCGGCCTTCCCGGGAACTCCTTGTTCTCGCAGGTCGAGGCTGTGCCCCGTACGTCTCGATGATGATCGGCTTCGGTCCCGTAGCACTTTGGTCGTACCGGATGACACATACGACGGGGGATTCGCCGCATACCTGCCGGCTCATAGCTTCTTGATCAGTCACCGCCATGATCAGGAGGCCACGGAGATATGTACGGCAAGGCATTCGCCCCCGAATACCAGGGCGAACTGGGCTCGATGCTGGGCGTCAATTCCTCGTACGACGAAGTGCTCACCACTGCGAGCCACGCGCGGCGCAACGCCGTCTCGGCACTCGACCGTGCCCGGGCCTCGCTCGCCGTCGCCGAGGCCAACCGACGGCTGGGCCGGGTGGCCGAAGCCGGTGACTCCTGGCGCGACAGCTACCGCTCCGCCCGGCAGGCCGGCGACCGGGGCGCGATGGCGTGGGCACTGTGGAGCGGTGGCACGCTGGCCCGGCAGTGCGGAGCCCTGCCGCTGGCCCGCC
This window contains:
- a CDS encoding DUF5988 family protein: MASKAVLEGGPDDLQERIVPITPPGQELKIPHRGGYEHFKVTSRHQESPEGRLPVYEWWERTEIAE